Proteins encoded together in one Streptomyces sp. B1I3 window:
- a CDS encoding MarR family winged helix-turn-helix transcriptional regulator, with protein METETATRWLTDAEQCAWRTHLDVSRLLTHQLEKDLQPFGLTMNDYEILVNLSESDDQRMRMSDLAAATLQSKSRLSHQITRMETAGLVRREHCESDRRGLFAVLTDLGAETMRKVAPHHVESVRRHFMDLLSPEALAELHAALTPIADHLRGRRGKP; from the coding sequence ATGGAAACCGAGACGGCCACCCGCTGGCTGACCGATGCGGAGCAGTGCGCCTGGCGCACCCACCTGGACGTCAGCAGGCTGCTGACGCACCAGTTGGAGAAAGACCTCCAGCCGTTCGGGCTGACCATGAACGACTACGAGATCCTGGTCAACCTCTCCGAGTCGGACGACCAGCGCATGCGGATGAGCGATCTCGCCGCCGCCACCCTGCAGTCCAAGAGCAGGCTCTCGCACCAGATCACCCGCATGGAGACCGCGGGTCTGGTGCGGCGCGAGCACTGCGAGTCGGACCGGCGCGGCCTGTTCGCGGTCCTCACCGACCTCGGCGCCGAGACGATGCGCAAGGTCGCGCCGCACCATGTCGAGTCGGTGCGCAGGCACTTCATGGACCTGCTGTCGCCCGAGGCGCTCGCCGAACTGCACGCGGCCCTGACCCCGATCGCGGACCATCTGCGCGGCCGTCGCGGTAAACCCTGA
- the meaB gene encoding methylmalonyl Co-A mutase-associated GTPase MeaB → MKVDVPTLVEQARQGRPRAVARLISLVEGASPQLREVMAALAPLAGHAYVVGLTGSPGVGKSTSTSALVSAYRKAGKRVGVLAVDPSSPFSGGALLGDRVRMSEHASDPGVYIRSMATRGHLGGLAWSAPQAIRVLDAAGCDVILVETVGVGQSEVEIASQADTSVVLLAPGMGDGIQAAKAGILEIGDVYVVNKADRDGADATARELNHMLGLGESRGPGDWRPPIVKTVAARGEGVDEVVEALEKHRAWMEEHGVLAERRTARAAREVETIAVTALREKIADLHGDRRLDALAERITAGDLDPYAAADELVAGLTGHPARD, encoded by the coding sequence GTGAAGGTGGACGTCCCCACCCTGGTGGAACAGGCACGCCAGGGCAGGCCACGTGCGGTGGCCCGGCTCATCTCCCTGGTGGAGGGGGCGTCGCCCCAGCTGCGCGAGGTGATGGCGGCGCTCGCGCCGCTGGCCGGCCACGCGTACGTCGTCGGTCTGACCGGTTCCCCCGGTGTCGGCAAGTCCACCTCCACCTCGGCCCTGGTCTCCGCCTACCGCAAGGCCGGCAAGCGGGTCGGGGTGCTGGCGGTCGATCCGTCGTCGCCGTTCTCCGGGGGCGCGCTCCTCGGTGACCGGGTCCGGATGTCGGAGCACGCCTCCGACCCGGGCGTCTACATCCGCTCGATGGCGACCCGCGGTCATCTGGGCGGCCTCGCCTGGTCGGCGCCGCAGGCGATCAGGGTGCTGGACGCGGCGGGCTGCGACGTGATCCTCGTGGAGACGGTGGGGGTGGGCCAGTCGGAGGTGGAGATCGCCTCCCAGGCCGACACCTCCGTCGTGCTGCTCGCCCCGGGCATGGGTGACGGCATCCAGGCGGCGAAGGCCGGAATCCTGGAGATCGGCGACGTGTACGTCGTGAACAAGGCCGACCGGGACGGCGCGGACGCCACCGCCCGCGAGCTCAACCACATGCTCGGCCTGGGGGAGTCCCGCGGGCCGGGCGACTGGCGGCCGCCGATCGTCAAGACGGTCGCCGCCCGGGGCGAGGGCGTCGACGAGGTCGTCGAGGCGCTCGAGAAGCACCGGGCCTGGATGGAGGAGCACGGCGTCCTGGCCGAGCGGCGCACCGCGCGTGCGGCCCGTGAGGTCGAGACGATCGCCGTCACGGCGCTGCGCGAGAAGATCGCCGACCTGCACGGCGACCGCCGGCTGGACGCACTCGCGGAACGGATCACGGCCGGAGACCTCGACCCGTACGCGGCGGCGGACGAACTGGTGGCGGGGCTCACCGGGCACCCGGCGCGGGACTGA
- a CDS encoding acetyl-CoA C-acetyltransferase, translated as MSGTTGTTSVIVAGARTPMGRLLGSLKSFSGADLGGFAIKAALDRAGIGGDQVEYVIMGQVLQAGAGQIPARQAAVKAGIPMNVPALTVNKVCLSGLDAIALADQLIRAGEFDVVVAGGQESMTNAPHLLPKSREGHKYGAIEMLDSMAYDGLTDAYENIPMGESTERHNTRLGLARAAQDEIGALSHQRAAAAQKNGIFEAEITPVEIPQRKGDPILFSKDEGIRPETTAESLGKLRPAFSKDGTITAGTSSQISDGAAAVVVMSKAKAEELGLEWIAEIGAHGNVAGPDNSLQSQPSGAIRHALKKEGIGVEDLDLIEINEAFAAVAVQSMKDLGVTSDKVNVNGGAIALGHPIGMSGARVVLHLALELKRRGGGTGAAALCGGGGQGDALIIRVPGK; from the coding sequence ATGTCAGGAACGACCGGTACCACCTCAGTGATCGTCGCGGGCGCGCGTACGCCCATGGGCCGGCTCCTCGGCTCCCTGAAGAGCTTCTCCGGAGCCGACCTCGGCGGCTTCGCCATCAAGGCCGCCCTGGACCGCGCGGGCATCGGCGGCGACCAGGTCGAATACGTGATCATGGGCCAGGTGCTCCAGGCCGGGGCGGGGCAGATCCCGGCACGCCAGGCGGCGGTCAAGGCCGGAATCCCGATGAACGTCCCGGCGCTCACCGTCAACAAGGTCTGCCTGTCGGGTCTCGACGCCATCGCGCTCGCCGACCAGCTGATCCGCGCCGGGGAGTTCGACGTGGTGGTGGCCGGCGGCCAGGAGTCGATGACCAACGCCCCGCACCTGCTGCCGAAGTCCCGTGAGGGCCACAAGTACGGCGCGATCGAGATGCTCGACTCCATGGCGTACGACGGTCTGACCGACGCCTACGAGAACATCCCGATGGGTGAGTCCACGGAAAGGCACAACACCCGTCTGGGCCTGGCCCGTGCCGCCCAGGACGAGATCGGGGCCCTGTCCCACCAGCGTGCCGCGGCCGCCCAGAAGAACGGCATCTTCGAGGCCGAGATCACCCCGGTCGAGATCCCGCAGCGCAAGGGGGACCCGATCCTCTTCTCCAAGGACGAGGGCATCCGCCCGGAGACGACCGCGGAGTCGCTCGGCAAGCTGCGTCCGGCCTTCTCCAAGGACGGCACGATCACCGCCGGCACCTCCTCCCAGATCTCGGACGGTGCCGCCGCGGTCGTCGTCATGAGCAAGGCCAAGGCCGAGGAGCTGGGCCTGGAGTGGATCGCCGAGATCGGCGCCCACGGCAACGTGGCCGGCCCGGACAACTCGCTGCAGTCGCAGCCGTCGGGAGCCATCCGGCACGCCCTCAAGAAGGAGGGCATCGGCGTCGAGGACCTCGACCTCATCGAGATCAACGAGGCCTTCGCGGCCGTCGCGGTCCAGTCGATGAAGGACCTCGGCGTCACCTCGGACAAGGTCAACGTCAACGGCGGCGCGATCGCCCTCGGCCACCCGATCGGCATGTCGGGCGCCCGCGTGGTCCTGCACCTGGCGCTGGAGCTCAAGCGGCGCGGCGGTGGCACCGGGGCGGCGGCTCTGTGCGGCGGCGGCGGTCAGGGCGACGCCCTGATCATCCGGGTCCCCGGCAAGTAG
- the mce gene encoding methylmalonyl-CoA epimerase → MLTRIDHIGIACFDLDRTVEFYRATYGFEVHHSEVNEEQGVREAMLKINDTSDGGASYLQLLEPTREDSAVGKWLAKNGEGVHHIAFGTADVDQDASDIRGKGVRVLYDEPRTGSMGSRITFLHPKDCHGVLTELVTAVDEH, encoded by the coding sequence ATGCTGACGCGAATCGACCACATCGGAATCGCCTGTTTCGACCTCGACAGGACGGTGGAGTTCTACCGCGCGACCTACGGGTTCGAGGTGCACCACTCCGAGGTCAACGAGGAGCAGGGTGTCCGGGAGGCCATGCTCAAGATCAACGACACCTCGGACGGCGGGGCCTCGTACCTCCAGCTCCTGGAGCCGACCCGTGAGGACTCGGCCGTGGGCAAGTGGCTGGCGAAGAACGGCGAGGGCGTCCACCACATCGCCTTCGGTACCGCGGACGTCGACCAGGACGCCTCGGACATCCGCGGCAAGGGCGTCCGGGTGCTGTACGACGAGCCCAGGACCGGGTCGATGGGCTCCCGGATCACCTTCCTGCACCCCAAGGACTGCCACGGCGTCCTCACGGAACTGGTCACGGCCGTGGACGAGCACTGA
- the scy gene encoding polarized growth protein Scy translates to MRGYESQQSHRADDDHLSRFEAEMDRLKTDREKAVQHAEDLGYQVEVLRAKLHEARRNLATRPAYDSADIGYQAEQLLRNAQIQADQLRSDAERELREARAQTQRILQEHAEHQARLQAELHTEAVQRRQRLDQELAERRQTVESHVNENVAWAEQLRARTESQARRLLDESRTEAEQSLAAARAESARLADETRRRLNAEAEAARSEAEATLLRARREAERLVATASTQAQEAAAHAEQLRSTATAETDQTRQQTAELNRTAEQRMQEAETRLREARLEAEKVVAEAKEAAAKRLAGAESQNEQRTRTAKSEIARLVGEATKQAEALKEEAEQALADARTKAERLVTEAAENARTVAAEDAAAQLAKAARSAEEVLTKASEDARSTTKAAAEEAERIRREAEAEADRLRGEAAEQADQLKGAAKDDTKEYRAKTVELQEEARRLRGEAEQLRSEAVAEGERIRGEARREAVQQLEEGARTAEELLTKAKADAEELRTSASAEGERVRAEAAERAATLRKQAEEALEAGRAEAEKFRTEAEEQAAALTSAAEKAAEELREETERAIEARKAEAADELARLRTEAESRLTTAEEALGEARTEAERIRRETSEESERLRAEAAERLRTLQEQATTESERLRTEAAADAAASRAEGEAVAVRLRTEAATEAERLKTEAQESADRVRSEAAAAAERVATEAAEALAAAQEEANRRRREAEETLGSARAEAEQERERAREQSEELLVSARKRVEEAQAEAQRLVEEAESRASEMVSAAEQTAQQVRDSVAGLQEQAEEEIAGLRSAAEHSAERTRTEAQEESDRVRADAHAERERATEDANRILRVAHEESEAAKALAERTVSEAIAESEKLRSDTSEYSQRMRTEASDALASAEHDASRARAEARQDANRIRSEAAAQADRLIGEATSESERIRAEAAEQAERFVGEATDEAERLRAEAAQTVGSAQEHAARTREESERLRADTESAAEQLRAEARQEADRMLDEAREAAAKRRADAAEQADQLVAKAQEEALRAATEAEEQADRMVGAARNEAVRITSEATVEGNSLVERARADADELLVGARRDATATRERAEELRARMESEIEELHERARRETSEQMKTAGERVDKLMKAATEQRAEAEAKAKELLADANSEASKVRIAAVKRAESLLKEAETKKAELTRVAEKLRADAQAEAEKIVDEGRRELDLLVRRREDINTEISRVQDVLEALESFEAPAGTGKSANGGTGAVKAGAAAGNRAGGKASDG, encoded by the coding sequence GTGCGGGGCTACGAGAGCCAGCAGAGCCACCGAGCTGACGACGACCATCTCTCGCGGTTCGAAGCCGAGATGGACCGGCTGAAGACCGACCGGGAGAAGGCCGTCCAGCACGCCGAGGACCTCGGCTATCAGGTCGAGGTCTTGCGTGCCAAGCTGCACGAGGCCCGGCGCAACCTCGCGACCCGCCCCGCGTACGACAGCGCGGACATCGGCTACCAGGCCGAGCAGCTGCTGCGCAACGCCCAGATCCAGGCCGACCAGCTGCGCAGCGACGCCGAGCGCGAACTGCGCGAGGCCCGGGCGCAGACGCAGCGCATCCTGCAGGAGCACGCGGAGCACCAGGCGCGTCTGCAGGCGGAGTTGCACACCGAGGCGGTTCAGCGGCGTCAGCGGCTCGACCAGGAGCTGGCGGAGCGCCGGCAGACCGTCGAGTCCCACGTCAACGAGAACGTCGCCTGGGCCGAGCAGTTGCGGGCCCGGACGGAGTCCCAGGCCCGCCGGCTCCTGGACGAGTCGCGCACCGAGGCCGAGCAGTCGCTGGCCGCCGCCCGCGCCGAGTCCGCCCGGCTCGCCGACGAGACCAGGCGGCGCCTCAACGCCGAGGCGGAAGCGGCCCGTTCCGAGGCCGAGGCCACACTGCTGCGGGCCCGCCGGGAAGCCGAGCGGCTGGTGGCCACCGCCTCCACGCAGGCGCAGGAGGCCGCCGCCCACGCCGAACAGCTGCGCTCGACGGCCACCGCCGAGACCGATCAGACCCGGCAGCAGACCGCGGAGCTCAACCGCACCGCCGAGCAGCGCATGCAGGAGGCCGAGACCCGGCTGCGCGAGGCCCGTCTGGAGGCCGAGAAGGTCGTCGCGGAGGCGAAGGAGGCCGCGGCCAAGCGGCTGGCCGGCGCCGAGTCGCAGAACGAGCAGCGCACCCGTACGGCCAAGTCGGAGATCGCCCGGCTCGTCGGTGAGGCCACGAAACAGGCCGAGGCCCTCAAGGAAGAGGCCGAGCAGGCACTCGCCGACGCCCGGACGAAGGCCGAGCGGCTGGTCACCGAAGCCGCGGAGAACGCCCGTACGGTCGCCGCCGAGGACGCGGCGGCCCAGCTCGCCAAGGCCGCCCGCAGCGCCGAGGAGGTCCTGACCAAGGCCTCCGAGGACGCCAGGTCCACGACGAAGGCGGCGGCCGAGGAAGCCGAGCGGATCCGCCGCGAGGCCGAGGCCGAGGCGGACAGGCTGCGCGGCGAGGCCGCCGAGCAGGCCGACCAGCTCAAGGGCGCGGCCAAGGACGACACCAAGGAGTACCGGGCCAAGACCGTCGAGCTGCAGGAGGAGGCGCGCCGCCTCCGCGGCGAGGCCGAGCAGCTGCGCTCCGAGGCCGTGGCCGAGGGCGAGCGCATCCGCGGCGAGGCCCGCCGGGAGGCGGTCCAGCAGCTGGAGGAGGGTGCCCGCACCGCCGAGGAGCTGCTGACCAAGGCGAAGGCCGACGCCGAGGAACTGCGGACCTCGGCGAGCGCGGAGGGCGAGCGCGTGCGCGCCGAGGCCGCCGAGCGCGCCGCCACGCTGCGCAAGCAGGCCGAGGAGGCGCTGGAAGCCGGCCGTGCCGAGGCGGAGAAGTTCCGTACCGAGGCCGAGGAGCAGGCCGCCGCCCTCACGTCGGCGGCGGAGAAGGCCGCCGAGGAACTGCGCGAGGAGACCGAGCGCGCGATCGAGGCCCGCAAGGCCGAGGCGGCCGACGAGCTGGCCCGGCTGCGCACGGAGGCCGAGTCCCGCCTCACCACGGCGGAGGAGGCGCTCGGCGAGGCCCGCACGGAGGCGGAGCGGATCCGCCGTGAGACGAGCGAGGAGTCCGAGCGGCTGCGCGCTGAGGCCGCCGAGCGGCTGCGCACGCTCCAGGAGCAGGCCACGACGGAGTCCGAGCGGCTGCGTACCGAGGCCGCCGCCGACGCCGCGGCGTCCCGCGCCGAGGGCGAGGCCGTCGCCGTACGGCTGCGTACCGAGGCCGCCACCGAGGCCGAGCGGCTCAAGACGGAGGCGCAGGAGAGCGCCGACCGGGTGCGTTCCGAGGCCGCGGCCGCGGCCGAGCGGGTCGCGACGGAGGCCGCCGAGGCCCTCGCCGCCGCGCAGGAGGAGGCCAACCGGCGCCGCCGCGAGGCCGAGGAGACGCTCGGCAGCGCACGCGCCGAGGCGGAGCAGGAGCGCGAGCGCGCCCGCGAGCAGAGCGAGGAGCTGCTCGTCTCCGCCCGCAAGCGGGTCGAGGAGGCGCAGGCCGAGGCGCAGCGGCTGGTCGAGGAGGCGGAGAGCCGGGCGAGCGAGATGGTCTCCGCCGCCGAGCAGACCGCCCAGCAGGTGCGGGACTCCGTCGCCGGGCTGCAGGAGCAGGCCGAGGAGGAGATCGCCGGGCTGCGGTCCGCCGCGGAGCACTCGGCGGAGCGGACGAGGACCGAGGCGCAGGAGGAGTCGGACCGGGTACGGGCCGACGCCCACGCCGAGCGCGAGCGGGCCACCGAGGACGCCAACCGGATCCTCCGGGTCGCGCACGAGGAGTCGGAGGCCGCGAAGGCACTGGCCGAGCGGACCGTCTCCGAGGCGATCGCCGAGTCGGAGAAGCTGCGCTCGGACACTTCGGAGTACAGCCAGCGGATGCGGACGGAGGCGTCCGACGCCCTGGCCTCCGCCGAGCACGACGCCTCACGCGCGCGGGCCGAGGCCCGGCAGGACGCCAACCGGATCCGTTCCGAGGCGGCGGCGCAGGCCGACCGGCTCATCGGCGAGGCGACGAGCGAGAGCGAGCGGATCCGCGCCGAGGCCGCCGAACAGGCGGAGCGGTTCGTCGGCGAGGCGACCGACGAGGCGGAGCGGCTGCGCGCGGAGGCGGCGCAGACCGTCGGATCGGCGCAGGAGCACGCGGCCCGCACCCGCGAGGAGTCCGAGCGGCTGCGCGCCGACACGGAGTCCGCGGCGGAGCAACTGCGCGCGGAGGCACGCCAGGAGGCGGACCGGATGCTGGACGAGGCGCGCGAGGCCGCGGCGAAGCGCCGTGCCGACGCCGCCGAGCAGGCCGACCAACTCGTCGCCAAGGCCCAGGAGGAGGCGTTGCGCGCCGCCACGGAAGCCGAGGAACAGGCCGACCGGATGGTCGGCGCCGCACGCAACGAGGCCGTACGGATCACCTCGGAGGCCACCGTCGAGGGCAACTCCCTGGTGGAGCGGGCCCGTGCGGACGCGGACGAGCTGCTCGTCGGCGCCCGCAGGGACGCCACCGCCACCCGGGAGCGGGCGGAGGAGCTCAGGGCCCGCATGGAGAGCGAGATCGAGGAGCTGCACGAGCGGGCGCGCCGCGAGACCTCGGAGCAGATGAAGACGGCGGGCGAGCGCGTCGACAAGCTGATGAAGGCGGCGACGGAGCAGCGGGCGGAGGCCGAGGCGAAGGCCAAGGAGCTGCTGGCCGACGCGAACTCGGAGGCGAGCAAGGTCCGGATCGCGGCGGTGAAGCGCGCCGAATCGCTGCTCAAGGAGGCCGAGACCAAGAAGGCCGAACTGACCCGCGTGGCCGAGAAGCTGCGCGCCGACGCCCAGGCGGAGGCCGAGAAGATCGTCGACGAGGGCCGTCGCGAGCTGGACCTCCTGGTCCGAAGGCGCGAGGACATCAACACGGAGATCTCCCGGGTCCAGGACGTACTGGAGGCGCTGGAGTCCTTCGAGGCTCCGGCCGGTACGGGCAAGTCCGCGAACGGCGGTACGGGGGCCGTCAAGGCGGGCGCGGCCGCGGGTAACCGCGCGGGCGGCAAGGCGTCGGATGGGTAG
- a CDS encoding cellulose-binding protein: protein MSDPSSPFGFELVRRGYDRGQVDDRITKLVADRDSALARITSLEKRIEELHLETQNAQAQVNEAEPSYAGLGARVEKILRLAEEEAKDLREEARRAAEQHRELAESAAQQVRNDAESFAAERKAKAEDEGVRIVEKAKGEAGTLRTDAQKDAQQKREEADALFEETRAKAAQAAADFETNLAKRRDQSERDLASRQAKAEKRLAEIEHRAEQLRLEAEKLRTDAERRARQTVETAQRQSEDIVADANAKADRIRSESERELAALTNRRDSINAQLTNVREMLATLTGAAVAAAGSPVDDEPASRGVPAQQTR from the coding sequence ATGAGCGACCCTTCTTCCCCCTTCGGCTTCGAGCTCGTGCGACGTGGATACGACCGCGGTCAGGTGGACGACCGCATTACCAAACTCGTCGCCGACCGTGACAGTGCACTCGCCCGCATCACCTCTCTGGAGAAGCGAATCGAGGAGCTCCACCTCGAGACGCAGAACGCGCAGGCCCAGGTCAACGAGGCCGAGCCGTCCTACGCCGGGCTCGGCGCCCGCGTGGAGAAGATCCTCCGCCTGGCCGAGGAGGAGGCGAAGGACCTGCGTGAGGAGGCCCGCCGCGCCGCCGAGCAGCACCGCGAGCTGGCCGAGTCGGCCGCCCAGCAGGTGCGCAACGACGCCGAGTCGTTCGCCGCGGAGCGCAAGGCCAAGGCCGAGGACGAGGGCGTACGCATCGTCGAGAAGGCCAAGGGCGAAGCGGGCACGCTTCGCACCGACGCCCAGAAGGACGCCCAGCAGAAGCGCGAGGAGGCGGATGCCCTCTTCGAGGAGACCCGCGCCAAGGCCGCCCAGGCCGCCGCGGACTTCGAGACGAACCTCGCCAAGCGCCGCGATCAGTCGGAGCGCGACCTCGCGTCCCGCCAGGCGAAGGCCGAGAAGCGTCTCGCCGAGATCGAGCACCGCGCCGAGCAGCTCCGCCTGGAGGCCGAGAAGCTCCGCACGGACGCCGAGCGCCGGGCCCGCCAGACGGTGGAGACCGCGCAGCGCCAGTCCGAGGACATCGTGGCCGACGCGAACGCCAAGGCCGACCGGATCCGCAGCGAGTCGGAGCGCGAGCTGGCTGCGCTCACCAACCGCCGCGACTCGATCAACGCCCAGCTGACCAACGTCCGCGAGATGCTGGCGACGCTGACCGGTGCCGCGGTGGCCGCCGCCGGCTCCCCGGTGGACGACGAGCCCGCCTCCCGCGGGGTCCCGGCCCAGCAGACCCGCTGA
- a CDS encoding ABC transporter ATP-binding protein → MIELDGLTKRFGDKVAVDGLSCRVRPGMVTGFLGPNGAGKSTTMRMMLDLDNPTSGSVRIDGKPYRELQEPLKHIGALLDAKSMHGGRSAYNNLLCLAQSNRIPAGRVAHVLDTVGLSAVAKKKSKGFSLGMGQRLGIAAALLGDPEILMFDEPVNGLDPEGIHWIRNLMKALAAEGRTIFVSSHLMSEMALTADHLIVIGQGRLLADTSMADFIHENSRSYVRMRSPQREQLRDMLHEAGVVAVEADDGALEIDGAEPERLGELAAGRGIVLHELSSQRASLEEAFMQMTAGSVEYHAHSEHEAAEPPQAGPHWDDRFDRQAGGAAPGDGTKGA, encoded by the coding sequence ATGATCGAGCTCGACGGCCTCACCAAACGCTTCGGCGACAAAGTTGCCGTCGACGGCCTGTCATGCCGCGTCAGACCGGGAATGGTGACGGGTTTCCTCGGTCCGAACGGGGCGGGCAAGTCGACCACCATGCGGATGATGCTCGACCTCGACAACCCGACCAGCGGCTCGGTGCGCATCGACGGCAAGCCCTACCGCGAGCTGCAGGAGCCGCTCAAGCACATCGGGGCCCTGCTGGATGCCAAGTCCATGCACGGCGGCCGGAGCGCGTACAACAACCTCCTCTGCCTCGCACAAAGCAACCGCATCCCCGCCGGCCGGGTCGCCCACGTGCTCGACACGGTCGGGCTGAGTGCGGTGGCGAAGAAGAAGTCCAAGGGATTCTCGCTCGGTATGGGTCAGCGGCTGGGAATCGCCGCCGCGCTGCTCGGCGATCCGGAAATCCTGATGTTCGACGAACCCGTCAATGGTCTGGACCCCGAGGGAATTCACTGGATCAGGAATCTGATGAAGGCGCTCGCCGCGGAAGGCCGCACGATCTTCGTTTCCTCACATCTGATGAGCGAAATGGCGCTGACGGCCGATCACTTGATTGTGATCGGCCAGGGAAGGCTGCTCGCCGACACCTCGATGGCCGACTTCATCCACGAGAACTCCCGCAGTTACGTGCGGATGCGTTCCCCGCAGCGGGAGCAGCTGCGGGACATGCTGCACGAGGCGGGGGTCGTGGCGGTCGAGGCCGACGACGGCGCGCTGGAGATCGACGGCGCGGAACCGGAACGGCTCGGTGAACTCGCCGCGGGACGAGGCATCGTGCTGCACGAGCTCAGCTCCCAGCGCGCGTCGCTGGAGGAGGCTTTCATGCAGATGACCGCGGGCTCGGTGGAATACCACGCCCATTCCGAGCACGAGGCGGCCGAACCACCGCAGGCGGGGCCCCACTGGGACGACCGGTTCGACCGGCAGGCCGGCGGCGCGGCGCCCGGCGACGGCACGAAGGGGGCGTGA
- a CDS encoding ABC transporter permease subunit gives MASVPAVLTSEWTKIRTVSSTTWTLISAFVVTVAMGAALSALLNAQFDDLPTAEQATFDPTFVSFSGMVLGQLAMVVFGVLVVGTEYSSGMIRTSLAAVPQRGSFLFSKIAVAGVLALLVGLATSFVTFFLSQALLGDHRTDIGADNVLRAVFGGGVYMGLIAVFSMGVATMLRSSMLSLGILMPFFFLVSQILSAVPGAKNVARYFPDRAGSKIMQVVPDAMNSDPAPYGPWAGLGIMALWVVAALVGGYLVLKKRDA, from the coding sequence ATGGCATCGGTGCCCGCGGTATTGACATCCGAGTGGACCAAGATCCGTACGGTCTCCTCGACCACGTGGACCCTGATCTCCGCCTTCGTCGTCACGGTCGCGATGGGCGCGGCGCTCAGCGCGCTGCTGAACGCCCAGTTCGACGACCTGCCCACGGCGGAACAGGCCACGTTCGACCCCACGTTCGTGAGCTTCTCCGGCATGGTCCTGGGGCAGCTGGCGATGGTCGTCTTCGGAGTCCTGGTGGTAGGTACGGAGTACAGCTCCGGCATGATCCGCACCTCCCTCGCGGCCGTACCCCAGCGCGGCTCGTTCCTCTTCAGCAAGATCGCGGTCGCCGGGGTGCTGGCCCTGCTGGTGGGCCTCGCCACCAGTTTCGTGACCTTCTTCCTCAGCCAGGCCCTGCTGGGCGACCACCGCACGGACATCGGCGCGGACAACGTGCTGCGCGCCGTCTTCGGCGGTGGCGTCTACATGGGGCTGATCGCGGTCTTCTCCATGGGCGTGGCCACGATGCTGCGCAGCTCCATGCTGTCGCTCGGCATCCTGATGCCCTTCTTCTTCCTCGTCTCGCAGATCCTCTCGGCGGTGCCGGGCGCCAAGAACGTGGCCCGTTACTTCCCCGACCGGGCCGGGTCCAAGATCATGCAGGTGGTGCCCGACGCGATGAACAGCGATCCGGCGCCGTACGGGCCGTGGGCCGGGCTCGGCATCATGGCGCTGTGGGTGGTGGCGGCACTGGTCGGCGGGTATCTCGTCCTGAAGAAGCGGGACGCCTGA
- a CDS encoding ABC transporter ATP-binding protein: MIEAVGLTKRYGAKTAVYNLSFQVRPGAVTGFLGPNGSGKSTTMRMMLGLDRPTSGHVTIGGHAFRSLPNAPRQVGALLDAKAVHGGRSARNHLLCLAQLAGIPAARVDEVLGVVGLQDVAKKRSQGFSLGMGQRLGIAAALLGDPQVLLFDEPVNGLDPEGILWVRNLMKQLASEGRTVFVSSHLMSEMAVTADHLIVIGRGQLLSDMSVTDFISANSADFARVRVATDRPEGREKLTASLTEAGGRVMPEVDGALRVTGLPLPRISDLAHASDVRLWELSPHQASLEEAYMRMTQSAVDYRSTADAKAGLQLPPPGYGTGYGTGYGTGYGSGYGHGEAGQPGHAAQPPAEVPQQGWYAPPPPGQNPYAAPAPASAPGPVQPAGAAPAAPADPTTRETSEDIR, encoded by the coding sequence ATGATCGAGGCAGTCGGCCTGACCAAGCGCTACGGCGCGAAGACAGCCGTGTACAACCTTTCCTTCCAGGTGCGGCCGGGAGCGGTCACGGGTTTCCTCGGTCCCAACGGGTCGGGCAAGTCGACCACCATGCGCATGATGCTCGGCCTCGACCGGCCGACCTCGGGCCACGTGACGATCGGCGGCCACGCCTTCCGGAGCCTTCCCAACGCACCGCGTCAGGTGGGCGCACTGCTCGACGCCAAGGCGGTGCACGGCGGGCGCAGCGCCCGTAACCACCTCCTGTGCCTGGCCCAGCTGGCCGGTATCCCGGCGGCCCGGGTGGACGAGGTCCTCGGTGTCGTCGGACTGCAGGACGTCGCGAAGAAGCGGTCCCAGGGTTTCTCCCTCGGCATGGGGCAGCGGCTCGGGATCGCGGCGGCGCTGCTCGGTGACCCGCAGGTGCTCCTCTTCGACGAGCCGGTCAACGGCCTCGACCCCGAGGGCATCCTCTGGGTGCGCAACCTCATGAAGCAGCTGGCGTCCGAGGGCCGTACGGTCTTCGTCTCCAGCCACCTGATGAGCGAGATGGCGGTGACCGCCGACCACCTGATCGTGATCGGGCGGGGCCAGCTGCTCTCGGACATGAGCGTCACGGACTTCATCTCCGCCAACTCCGCGGACTTCGCCAGGGTCCGTGTCGCGACGGACCGGCCGGAGGGGCGGGAGAAGCTGACGGCCTCGCTCACCGAGGCGGGCGGCCGGGTCATGCCGGAGGTGGACGGAGCCCTGCGCGTCACCGGGCTCCCGCTGCCCCGGATCAGCGACCTGGCGCACGCCTCGGACGTCCGGCTGTGGGAGCTCTCGCCGCACCAGGCCTCCCTCGAGGAGGCGTACATGCGGATGACCCAGAGCGCCGTCGACTACCGCTCGACGGCCGACGCCAAGGCGGGACTCCAGCTCCCGCCCCCCGGCTACGGAACCGGCTACGGAACCGGCTACGGAACCGGCTACGGATCCGGCTACGGTCACGGGGAGGCCGGGCAGCCCGGTCACGCCGCCCAGCCTCCGGCCGAGGTGCCGCAGCAGGGCTGGTACGCCCCGCCGCCGCCGGGACAGAATCCGTACGCCGCGCCCGCGCCGGCCTCGGCCCCCGGGCCCGTACAGCCGGCCGGAGCGGCCCCGGCCGCCCCCGCAGATCCGACCACGCGCGAGACCAGCGAGGACATCCGATGA